The genomic region TAGGCTCCGAACAGGGCGGCGTCCGGCCGGTTTTGATCATACAAAACGACATAGGAAACCAGTACAGCCCGACCACCATTGTGGCCGCCATCACCAGCCAGGTTTCCAAGGCCAAACTTCCCACCCATGTGGAACTTGACAGGGAAACATGCGGCCTGGAAAAAGACTCCCTCGTTTTGACGGAACAGGTTCGGACAATTGACAAAAGGAGGCTGAGGGAGAAGGTTTCCTCGCTTGACGGGGAAACACTGCGCAGGGTGAACCAGGCGCTGGAAATCAGCCTGGGATTGGTGGAGCTGTGATTTGTGCCGTCTTACATAAAGATGTTTCGGAACGGGGCAAGCTCGTTCTTTTTTCATGTAGTATAAATATAATAAATAGAAATTGGCAGGCAATTGGTGCGGGAGGTGAGAGGATTGACCTGTTTGATTGGCATTACTTGCGGCTGGTGCGAGAGCGCAGCCAGGCATTATCTCCACAATGATTACACGCAGGCAGTTGAGGCGGCGGGCGGCGTGCCGGTCCTTATTCCCGCCGTTGACCCGAAAGCTGCCTCCTATTATTATGAGAGGCTGGACGGGATGATCTTTTCAGGCGGGGATGATGTTGACCCGGCATTTTTCGGGGAGGAACCGCAAAGGGGATTGGGAGAAATAACGCCCGCGAGGGACGCTTTTGAACTTGCTTTGGCTTCTTTGGTTCTGAAAGGGAACAAGCCGGCCCTGGGCATCTGCAGGGGAGCGCAGGTCCTGAATATTGCGGCGGGAGGCACGGTATACCAGGACCTTTCCGCTTTTTCCTCCTTGCAGCACAGCCAGCAGGCTCCCCGGTGGTATTCCACGCACCTGGTTGAAATTGCCGAAGGCAGCTGCCTCTTTGGCTTGCTGGGGAAAAAACAAATCAGGGTAAACAGTTTTCATCACCAGGGTTTAAAAGCGATCGGCGCGCAGCTGAGGCCCGTGGGCTGGAGCAGGGACGGGCTGGTTGAAGCGCTGGAAGCCTGCGATTCCAGCCGGTTTCTTCTTGGCGTTCAATGGCACCCGGAATGCTCCTGGGATAAGGATGAAAATTCCCGCATTCTTTTCAGATCCCTGGTGGAGAGGGCCCGGCTGCGTCTTTCAGCCGGAGAAAGG from Peptococcaceae bacterium harbors:
- a CDS encoding type II toxin-antitoxin system PemK/MazF family toxin; this translates as MSIKRGDIFYADLSPVIGSEQGGVRPVLIIQNDIGNQYSPTTIVAAITSQVSKAKLPTHVELDRETCGLEKDSLVLTEQVRTIDKRRLREKVSSLDGETLRRVNQALEISLGLVEL
- a CDS encoding gamma-glutamyl-gamma-aminobutyrate hydrolase family protein is translated as MTCLIGITCGWCESAARHYLHNDYTQAVEAAGGVPVLIPAVDPKAASYYYERLDGMIFSGGDDVDPAFFGEEPQRGLGEITPARDAFELALASLVLKGNKPALGICRGAQVLNIAAGGTVYQDLSAFSSLQHSQQAPRWYSTHLVEIAEGSCLFGLLGKKQIRVNSFHHQGLKAIGAQLRPVGWSRDGLVEALEACDSSRFLLGVQWHPECSWDKDENSRILFRSLVERARLRLSAGERGAKNGS